A stretch of DNA from Fibrobacter sp.:
TTGCAGAAGGTTCAGGAATTCCTCGATAGTTTACCTGCAGGGATCAGGATAGGCATTTTTGATGCCTGTCAGAGCGGTGCTGTAGCAGTTTACAAAGGCGGAGCACGTGCCGAGCCGTTTTTTCTGCAGGATCAGCAGAAGGTTAAAGGACAGGTGATAATTGCCTCCTCAGCCGCCAATGAGCGTGCTCAGGAATCGCAGACATTGAAAAGTTCGGTTTTTTCTTTTCACTGGCTCAATGGACTCCGGGGAAGTGCTGATTTTTCTGCTGATCGTAAAGTTACTCTCAATGAGGCTTACCAGTATGCATACCGGAAAACAGTAGAGACAAGTGCTCTTACCAGTGGTGAAATCCAGCATCCCTCATACAGGTTCAATATAGTCGGCCAGGGTGATATAATGCTTACTGATCTTGAAAAAAGTACTGGCGGGGTTCTGGTCGGGAGTGATTGTCAGGGTAAATTTCTTATCCTGAGTGAAAATTATCTTGATGTTTTTGCTGATTTTTACAAAGAGGAGCGCAAAGAGGTCTTTATCTCTCTGCCATCTGGAAAGTACACTATAATAAATGCCAGAGGGAGTGATGTAGGGACATTTCAATTTGAAATAAACAGGAACAGGACCCAGAGGGTACTTAACAATATGTTTACCCTGAATACTTTTACAGAGAGCCGGATAAAAGGCCCTGATGTGGCAGTTGAGAAGAGATCAATGCCTCTGAAACCACTTTCCAGGTTTGGATTGGGGCCATCAGCAGGGCTGGCACTAATCCCCTCTGGTGAGAATTCAGGCTGGGGAAAGAACCT
This window harbors:
- a CDS encoding caspase family protein, whose product is MLRTVLFLILFLLLQNVSAYRYALLIGQNDGGSSVGKLRFAEEDTKRFADLLVKLADFKKSNVITALNPDSSDLRHHLDKARKLLLSDSDPGNCLFLLYYSGHADGQNLLLKDTKFSLQKVQEFLDSLPAGIRIGIFDACQSGAVAVYKGGARAEPFFLQDQQKVKGQVIIASSAANERAQESQTLKSSVFSFHWLNGLRGSADFSADRKVTLNEAYQYAYRKTVETSALTSGEIQHPSYRFNIVGQGDIMLTDLEKSTGGVLVGSDCQGKFLILSENYLDVFADFYKEERKEVFISLPSGKYTIINARGSDVGTFQFEINRNRTQRVLNNMFTLNTFTESRIKGPDVAVEKRSMPLKPLSRFGLGPSAGLALIPSGENSGWGKNLQLGISALYFINNSMELFFDVSGSVPERTAGADIGLDGVYNLDAGRIFAGAGLGFLYQSKSRASDNTMGPFMTAHLGFSADISKRSQFQLRVPYSVVLDKDIKHRISIEFRLLFWGPYRDVGVIE